Proteins encoded in a region of the Vicia villosa cultivar HV-30 ecotype Madison, WI linkage group LG5, Vvil1.0, whole genome shotgun sequence genome:
- the LOC131602114 gene encoding fructose-bisphosphate aldolase 1, chloroplastic, with the protein MASAASASLFKSSLVLDKSEWVKGTPLLRQPSSVSVVRCNPAAPSGLTVRASAYTDELVKTAKTIASPGRGILAMDESNATCGKRLASIGLENTEVNRQAWRTLLVTVPTLGEYISGAILFEETLYQSTTDGRKIVDVLIEQNIVPGIKVDKGLVPLAGSNDESWCQGLDGLASRSAAYYQQGARFAKWRTVVSIPNGPSALAVKEAAWGLARYAAISQDNGLVPIVEPEILLDGEHGIDRTFEVAQKVWAEVFYYLAENNVQFEGILLKPSMVTPGNESKDKASPTKVAEYTLNLLHRRIPPAVPGIMFLSGGQSEVEATLNLNAMNQSPNPWHVSFSYARALQNTALKTWGGRAENVKAAQEALLFRAKSNSLAQLGKYIGDGESEEAKKELFVKGYSY; encoded by the exons ATGGCCTCTGCAGCATCAGCATCTCTTTTCAAGTCATCGCTTGTTCTTGACAAGTCTGAATGGGTGAAGGGAACACCCCTCCTCCGTCAACCTTCTTCTGTGTCTGTCGTGAGATGCAACCCCGCCGCTCCATCAGGTCTCACCGTCAGAGCTAGTGCATATACTGATGAGCTCGTCAAGACCGCG AAAACAATTGCTTCACCAGGGCGTGGTATTTTGGCGATGGATGAGTCTAATGCTACATGCGGGAAGCGTTTGGCTTCAATTGGACTAGAGAACACCGAAGTTAACCGTCAAGCATGGCGTACACTTCTGGTAACAGTTCCAACACTTGGAGAGTACATCTCTGGTGCCATTCTCTTTGAGGAGACTCTTTACCAATCCACAACTGATGGAAGGAAGATCGTCGATGTGCTTATCGAGCAAAACATTGTTCCTGGTATTAAAGTCGACAAG GGTCTGGTGCCCCTTGCTGGTTCCAATGACGAGTCATGGTGCCAAGGTCTAGATGGTCTTGCCTCCCGTTCAGCTGCATACTACCAACAAGGTGCCCGTTTCGCCAAATG GCGTACTGTCGTGAGCATCCCCAACGGTCCTTCTGCTCTTGCTGTCAAGGAAGCAGCCTGGGGTCTTGCTCGCTATGCTGCAATTAGTCAG GACAATGGATTGGTCCCAATTGTGGAGCCAGAGATCTTGCTTGATGGAGAACATGGAATTGACAGAACTTTTGAAGTAGCCCAAAAGGTTTGGGCTGAAGTTTTCTACTACCTTGCTGAGAACAATGTCCAATTTGAGGGTATTCTCCTCAAGCCTAGCATGGTTACTCCAGGAAATGAGTCCAAGGACAAAGCCTCTCCTACAAAAGTCGCCGAGTACACCCTCAATCTCCTCCACAGGAGAATTCCCCCTGCTGTCCCTGGTATCATG TTTTTGTCTGGTGGACAATCTGAGGTTGAAGCAACCCTGAACCTGAATGCCATGAACCAATCTCCAAACCCATGGCACGTGTCGTTCTCATACGCAAGAGCTCTCCAAAATACCGCATTGAAGACATGGGGAGGCCGCGCAGAGAACGTGAAGGCGGCACAAGAAGCACTCCTTTTCCGTGCCAAGTCCAACTCACTTGCTCAACTTGGAAAATACATTGGTGATGGTGAATCTGAGGAAGCCAAGAAGGAATTGTTTGTCAAAGGCTACTCTTATTAA
- the LOC131602113 gene encoding fructose-bisphosphate aldolase 1, chloroplastic-like, producing MASASASIFKSSSLVLDKSEWLKGQTLIRQPSSMSVARCNAASSSGLTIRASAYTDELVKTAKTIASPGRGILAMDESNATCGKRLDSIGLENTEANRQAWRTLLVTVPTLGEYISGAILFEETLYQSTVDGRKIVDVLVEQNIIPGIKVDKGLVPLAGSNNESWCQGLDGLASRSAAYYQQGARFAKWRTVVSIPNGPSALAVKEAAWGLARYAAISQDNGLVPIVEPEILLDGEHGIDRTFEVAQKVWAEVFYYLAENNVQFEGILLKPSMVTPGNESKDKASPIKVAEYTLNLLHRRIPPAVPGIMFLSGGQSEVEATLNLNAMNKSPNPWHVSFSYARALQNTALKTWGGRPENVKAAQEALLFRAKSNSLAQLGKYIGDGESEEAKKELFVKGYSY from the exons ATGGCTTCTGCTTCagcttctattttcaaatcatcatcacttgTTCTTGATAAGTCTGAATGGCTGAAGGGACAAACTCTCATCCGTCAACCTTCTTCTATGTCTGTTGCCAGATGCAACGCTGCTAGTTCATCAGGTCTTACCATCAGAGCTAGTGCCTATACCGATGAACTCGTCAAAACCGCG AAAACAATTGCTTCACCAGGGcgtggtattttggccatggatgaatccaatgctACATGTGGAAAGCGTTTGGACTCAATTGGactagagaacaccgaagctaaccgtcaagcaTGGCGTACACTTCTGGTGACAGTGCCAACACTTGGAGAGTACATCTCTGGGGCCATTCTCTTTGAGGAGACTCTCTACCAATCCACAGTTGATGGAAGGAAGATTGTCGATGTGCTTGTCGAGCAAAACATTATTCCCGGTATTAAAGTCGACAAG GGTCTAGTGCCCCTAGCTGGCTCAAACAATGAATCATGGTGCCAAGGTCTAGACGGTCTTGCCTCTCGTTCGGCTGCATACTACCAGCAAGGTGCCCGTTTCGCCAAATG GCGTACTGTCGTGAGCATCCCCAACGGTCCCTCTGCTCTTGCTGTCAAGGAAGCGGCTTGGGGTTTGGCTCGCTATGCTGCAATTAGTCAG GACAATGGATTGGTCCCAATTGTGGAGCCAGAGATCTTGCTTGATGGAGAACATGGAATTGACAGAACTTTTGAAGTAGCCCAAAAGGTTTGGGCTGAAGTTTTCTACTACCTTGCTGAGAACAATGTCCAGTTTGAGGGTATTCTCCTCAAGCCTAGCATGGTTACTCCAGGAAATGAGTCTAAGGACAAAGCCTCTCCTATAAAAGTCGCCGAGTACACTCTCAATCTCCTCCACAGGAGAATTCCCCCTGCTGTCCCTGGTATCATG TTTTTGTCTGGTGGACAATCTGAGGTTGAAGCAACCCTCAACTTGAATGCCATGAACAAATCTCCAAACCCATGGCACGTGTCATTCTCATACGCAAGAGCTCTCCAAAATACTGCATTGAAGACATGGGGAGGCCGCCCAGAGAACGTGAAGGCGGCACAAGAGGCGCTCCTTTTCCGCGCCAAGTCCAACTCACTTGCTCAACTTGGAAAGTACATTGGTGATGGTGAATCTGAGGAAGCCAAGAAGGAGTTGTTTGTCAAAGGCTACTCTTACTAA